From the Marinomonas sp. THO17 genome, one window contains:
- the xdhA gene encoding xanthine dehydrogenase small subunit, translated as MKFILNDRVVEETSLPSDFTALRYLREKRGLTGTKEGCASGDCGACTLLVGALEEGKVTYFTLNSCITPLQSLAGKHVVSVEYLAELGEGLHPAQQSMVDAHGSQCGFCTPGFVMSLAGLYENLAQTDQVLDRESVCDAISGNLCRCTGYRPIIEAGLAMAGQQDHLLSQQDWLKTALADLEQSATNTNYLRPTSLAEALAAKQQYPDAEFIAGGTDLMLENTQRYKDFNLLIDLNNVAEIQQLEAQGEQLIIGAGVTYSQLEDFSQVAYPQLYHLLSRIASRQIRNRGTLGGNVANASPIADMPPILLAFDADVRLDKVDGSSRMVKMSEFYLGYKHTQLADDECLVAFHIALDKLADFHRFYKVSKRMEDDISSVLLAARFRVNEGRMTDVRLAFGGMAATPIRANAAEACLQDVALTDEVALEQALQALREELKPMSDMRASAQYRLDMASNLVRKAWLELKGDPVPTLSGHPVPESWLALGQDIGNKGVDHA; from the coding sequence TTGAAATTCATATTAAACGACCGTGTGGTTGAGGAAACATCGCTCCCCAGTGATTTTACTGCGTTACGCTATTTGCGAGAAAAGCGCGGTTTAACGGGAACGAAAGAAGGCTGTGCATCGGGCGATTGTGGTGCGTGCACGCTGCTTGTTGGTGCACTGGAAGAGGGCAAAGTAACCTATTTCACCCTTAATTCTTGCATTACCCCTTTGCAGTCTCTGGCAGGCAAGCATGTGGTGTCAGTCGAGTATTTAGCTGAATTGGGAGAAGGCCTTCATCCTGCTCAACAATCCATGGTCGATGCCCACGGTTCACAGTGTGGTTTTTGTACACCGGGTTTTGTGATGTCTTTGGCAGGCTTGTATGAAAATCTTGCTCAGACAGATCAGGTCTTGGATCGTGAATCTGTGTGCGATGCCATTTCTGGAAACCTATGCCGCTGTACTGGCTATCGCCCCATTATTGAAGCTGGGCTTGCGATGGCAGGACAGCAAGATCATTTGTTGAGTCAACAGGACTGGTTGAAAACCGCATTAGCTGATCTAGAGCAATCAGCAACCAATACAAATTATTTGCGCCCCACAAGCTTAGCGGAAGCCCTCGCAGCAAAACAGCAGTATCCAGATGCGGAATTTATCGCGGGTGGAACAGATTTAATGCTGGAAAACACCCAGCGTTATAAAGATTTTAATCTGCTGATTGATCTTAATAATGTGGCTGAGATTCAGCAGTTAGAAGCGCAGGGTGAGCAACTTATAATTGGTGCTGGCGTCACTTACAGTCAATTGGAGGACTTTAGTCAAGTCGCTTATCCGCAGCTTTATCATCTGCTGAGTCGTATTGCGTCACGACAGATTCGTAATCGCGGCACCCTAGGTGGCAATGTGGCAAATGCCTCGCCTATTGCCGATATGCCTCCTATTTTGCTGGCGTTTGATGCCGATGTGCGGTTGGACAAAGTTGATGGTTCTAGCCGTATGGTTAAGATGTCGGAATTTTATTTAGGCTATAAACACACCCAGTTGGCCGATGATGAATGCCTCGTTGCTTTCCACATTGCGTTGGACAAGCTGGCGGATTTTCACCGTTTCTATAAAGTCTCCAAACGTATGGAAGACGACATTTCCAGTGTGCTATTAGCCGCGCGTTTTAGGGTTAATGAAGGGCGAATGACTGACGTTCGTCTCGCGTTTGGCGGTATGGCCGCTACCCCCATTCGTGCTAACGCTGCGGAGGCTTGTTTGCAAGATGTGGCGCTCACAGATGAGGTAGCATTAGAGCAAGCTTTGCAGGCTTTGCGTGAGGAATTAAAGCCCATGAGTGATATGCGGGCCAGCGCGCAATATCGTCTCGATATGGCGAGTAATTTAGTACGTAAAGCTTGGTTGGAGTTAAAAGGTGATCCCGTGCCGACGCTTTCAGGCCACCCAGTGCCTGAATCCTGGTTGGCTCTTGGTCAAGACATAGGCAACAAGGGGGTGGATCATGCGTAA
- a CDS encoding ABC transporter substrate-binding protein — translation MKKVLRASLLASLIVSTSVLAADQVTFQLDWLPGGDKAPVYVGIQQGFFAEEDLQVSIASGRGSTDALTKMATGQSDIGSSDISALMAAKAQDDVPVVAVMPYFTQAPHAFFALKSSGIASIKDLKGKKVATSPFTSSNAFLPLVLKENNLSESDIKLVKADPGALAPMMITGNTDAIIAWVTNTALFSAQAKNAGKEIVEMPWSDSGLSLYSSSLLASERFLEERPEVAKRFIKAFAKAVKFTYENPQQAGEDLHKMVPEVDADIVAAQIKSITGLVFNDVTEKDGFGHFTAQRIKQTWDYAAKANGLSEDALDPETVVDSSFFK, via the coding sequence ATGAAAAAAGTATTACGCGCTTCCTTACTTGCCAGCCTAATAGTCAGTACTTCTGTCCTCGCCGCAGACCAAGTGACCTTCCAGCTAGATTGGTTACCAGGGGGCGACAAAGCACCTGTGTATGTGGGGATTCAGCAAGGGTTCTTTGCCGAAGAAGATTTGCAAGTAAGCATTGCCAGTGGTCGTGGTTCCACCGATGCTCTAACCAAAATGGCCACTGGGCAATCTGACATAGGCAGTTCTGACATCAGTGCCTTAATGGCGGCAAAAGCCCAAGATGATGTGCCTGTGGTCGCCGTTATGCCCTATTTCACACAAGCACCTCACGCTTTTTTCGCCTTAAAAAGCAGCGGCATAGCTTCCATTAAAGATTTAAAAGGCAAAAAAGTCGCCACTTCGCCCTTTACCTCATCAAATGCCTTCTTGCCTTTGGTGCTAAAAGAAAACAATTTAAGCGAGAGTGATATCAAGCTGGTGAAAGCAGATCCAGGCGCTCTAGCACCCATGATGATAACAGGTAATACCGACGCCATTATTGCTTGGGTGACCAACACGGCTTTGTTTAGCGCACAAGCCAAAAATGCCGGTAAAGAAATTGTCGAAATGCCTTGGTCTGACTCAGGGCTGTCGTTATACAGTTCCTCTCTACTTGCTTCAGAGCGTTTCCTTGAGGAACGCCCAGAGGTGGCTAAACGCTTTATTAAAGCCTTCGCTAAAGCCGTCAAATTCACCTACGAAAACCCACAACAAGCAGGCGAAGACCTTCATAAAATGGTACCGGAAGTGGATGCAGACATTGTCGCAGCGCAAATCAAAAGCATCACAGGCTTGGTATTCAACGATGTCACTGAAAAAGATGGCTTCGGTCATTTTACTGCACAGCGAATTAAACAAACTTGGGATTACGCTGCCAAAGCCAATGGTCTGAGTGAAGACGCCCTTGATCCAGAAACTGTGGTCGACAGCAGCTTCTTCAAGTAA
- a CDS encoding ABC transporter ATP-binding protein — protein MDQQKNSAYVSMKGVGHQYDSQTSLVVKDIDLDIHRHEFVAVVGPSGCGKSTLLRMVSGLLIPSQGKVSVFNRPVTEPRDDVGIVFQKANLLPWLTVRKNVLFPLKHKYGRYSESDEKRANELLDMAGLSQFADKMPDELSGGMQQRVGIVRALLLNPDILLMDEPFSALDALTREQIGFDLLKIWHDHPKTVLFITHSISEAVLLSDRILVMSKRPGTVLDLIEVDLPRPRTSKTINSPRFAELTDLIRGYIYEPEVPA, from the coding sequence ATGGATCAGCAAAAAAACTCGGCTTATGTCAGCATGAAAGGGGTGGGCCACCAATACGATTCACAAACCTCGTTAGTGGTAAAAGACATAGACTTGGACATTCACCGTCACGAATTCGTGGCGGTGGTTGGGCCGTCAGGCTGTGGCAAATCCACCCTGTTACGCATGGTCTCTGGCTTATTAATTCCATCACAGGGAAAAGTGTCAGTTTTTAATCGCCCTGTTACCGAACCGAGAGATGATGTAGGAATCGTTTTTCAAAAGGCCAATTTATTGCCTTGGCTAACGGTACGTAAAAATGTTCTATTTCCCCTAAAGCATAAGTATGGACGTTACTCTGAATCAGACGAAAAACGTGCAAATGAATTATTAGACATGGCTGGATTGAGTCAGTTTGCCGACAAAATGCCAGATGAATTGTCTGGTGGGATGCAACAAAGGGTTGGCATAGTGCGGGCCTTGTTATTGAACCCTGACATTTTATTAATGGATGAGCCCTTTTCCGCGTTAGATGCCTTAACCCGAGAACAGATTGGTTTTGATTTATTAAAAATCTGGCATGATCATCCGAAAACTGTCCTCTTTATTACCCACTCCATTAGTGAAGCCGTATTACTGTCTGATCGCATTCTGGTGATGAGCAAACGCCCCGGTACGGTTTTGGACTTAATCGAGGTGGACTTACCTCGTCCTCGCACCTCCAAAACCATTAATTCGCCACGCTTTGCGGAACTCACCGACTTAATCCGAGGCTATATTTATGAACCAGAAGTCCCAGCCTAA
- a CDS encoding ABC transporter permease: MNQKSQPKQWLTQQANRFAPALFFIGLLILWEGICRVGKVPNYILPSPSAIVTAFFQVDFSRWMVHLWATLRVALMGFLLSIFIAIPLSIGMMRSQLMNRILYPALIVIQSTPVVAVAPLIIVLLGTEDPSRVLITCLITFFPLVVSTTTGMLETPPEMIELSQSLRAPRYRETWQIRIPYAIPHIFSGLRVSITLAIIGAVVAEFVAAEEGLGYFIQFSTSFFKIPQAFAGLIFLSIISLLLFKSVQWIQAWLFPWSLPKTK, encoded by the coding sequence ATGAACCAGAAGTCCCAGCCTAAGCAATGGCTGACTCAGCAAGCAAACCGTTTTGCACCCGCACTCTTCTTTATTGGTTTGCTGATATTGTGGGAAGGCATCTGTCGGGTTGGCAAGGTGCCTAATTACATTTTGCCTTCCCCTTCCGCCATAGTAACGGCTTTTTTTCAGGTCGATTTCTCTCGCTGGATGGTGCATTTGTGGGCAACCCTAAGAGTCGCCCTTATGGGGTTCCTGTTGTCGATTTTCATTGCCATTCCTTTGTCCATCGGCATGATGCGCTCGCAATTAATGAATCGCATCTTGTACCCTGCCTTAATCGTTATCCAGTCTACCCCCGTGGTGGCTGTGGCACCTTTGATCATAGTTTTGTTAGGCACAGAAGACCCATCACGGGTGCTGATTACCTGCTTGATCACCTTCTTCCCATTGGTGGTGTCGACCACTACTGGCATGTTGGAAACACCTCCTGAGATGATCGAACTCAGCCAATCCTTGCGAGCACCACGCTATCGCGAAACCTGGCAAATTCGCATTCCTTACGCCATACCACATATTTTCAGTGGCTTACGTGTATCCATTACCTTAGCCATCATTGGTGCCGTGGTCGCGGAATTTGTCGCCGCCGAAGAGGGATTGGGTTATTTCATCCAGTTCTCAACCTCTTTCTTTAAAATTCCTCAAGCCTTTGCTGGTTTGATTTTCTTATCCATCATCAGCTTATTACTCTTTAAGTCGGTGCAATGGATTCAGGCATGGCTTTTTCCATGGAGCTTACCCAAAACCAAATAA
- a CDS encoding nucleoside deaminase: MTLSIQDDQLSKQDKDFLRQSFALAEEAKQQGIHPFAALLVDEDGEILMTQVNGYLPDFDMTGHAERKLMTRASKAYRPDFLANCTMYVSAEPCAMCAGAAYWAGLGRLVYGLSEASLKIITGNHPENPTLDLPCRTVFDSGQRQVEVLGPCLEKEAAKLHENFW; this comes from the coding sequence ATGACCCTTTCAATACAAGACGATCAGCTATCAAAACAGGATAAAGATTTTCTCCGCCAGAGCTTCGCTTTAGCAGAAGAAGCCAAGCAACAAGGCATTCATCCGTTTGCAGCCCTATTAGTGGATGAAGATGGTGAAATCCTCATGACTCAGGTAAATGGCTATTTACCCGATTTCGATATGACAGGTCACGCTGAACGAAAGCTAATGACACGTGCTAGTAAGGCGTATCGCCCTGATTTTCTCGCTAATTGCACCATGTATGTGTCGGCGGAACCTTGCGCCATGTGTGCAGGGGCGGCTTATTGGGCAGGATTGGGGCGGCTTGTTTATGGCTTAAGCGAAGCCAGCCTCAAAATCATTACGGGTAATCACCCCGAAAATCCGACCCTAGACCTCCCTTGTCGTACGGTTTTTGATTCTGGCCAACGCCAAGTTGAAGTGCTTGGCCCTTGCCTTGAAAAAGAGGCCGCAAAATTGCATGAGAATTTCTGGTAA
- a CDS encoding 2-oxoglutarate and iron-dependent oxygenase domain-containing protein → MTASYSLEELNRETTFGGAGQDADDRDIPVIDMSDFENRRDEIREQLWLAATEIGFFQLSHHGIAQQDIDAAFKESERFFALPESIKGKYLRPKGVNAGWESRSQIRPSTGTEDQKESYQITQYHMDGLWPTEEELPHFQANTLSFEKQCWQLGMKVLSCFAEKLGFEQDFFSKAHDPQQSDYQSTLRLLHYYPTQGVTEQGNIWRAGAHTDFDCLTLLFQHEGHGGLQVCPGEEAQSQRWTNIPPRSEVITCNIGDMLMRWSDDQLNSNLHRVRLPRINEYCGSRHSIAFFCQANKSQIIQGPNKRYQAIRADDFLNQRIQANFVDKK, encoded by the coding sequence ATGACCGCTTCATACTCACTGGAAGAACTTAATCGCGAAACCACCTTTGGTGGTGCAGGACAAGACGCCGATGACAGAGACATTCCTGTCATCGACATGAGCGACTTTGAGAATCGCCGAGACGAAATACGCGAACAACTTTGGCTAGCCGCCACCGAAATTGGCTTTTTCCAGCTCAGTCATCATGGTATTGCACAGCAGGATATTGATGCTGCCTTTAAAGAGTCTGAGCGCTTCTTTGCGTTACCAGAAAGCATTAAAGGCAAATACTTAAGGCCCAAAGGCGTCAACGCAGGGTGGGAAAGTCGCAGCCAAATTCGCCCATCTACTGGTACAGAGGATCAAAAAGAATCCTACCAAATTACCCAATATCATATGGATGGCCTCTGGCCAACAGAGGAAGAGTTACCTCATTTTCAAGCCAACACCCTATCGTTTGAAAAACAGTGCTGGCAACTGGGTATGAAGGTACTGTCTTGCTTCGCAGAAAAGTTAGGTTTCGAGCAGGACTTCTTCAGTAAGGCTCATGATCCGCAACAAAGTGATTATCAAAGCACCTTGCGTTTACTGCATTATTACCCTACTCAAGGCGTAACAGAACAAGGCAATATTTGGCGCGCCGGTGCTCATACTGACTTTGATTGCCTGACGTTACTCTTCCAACATGAAGGGCACGGAGGATTGCAAGTCTGCCCGGGAGAAGAAGCACAAAGCCAACGTTGGACCAACATTCCCCCTCGTAGTGAGGTAATCACCTGTAATATTGGTGACATGCTAATGCGCTGGAGTGACGATCAACTCAACTCGAATTTACACAGAGTGCGTCTACCAAGAATCAATGAATATTGTGGCAGTCGCCACTCTATCGCTTTCTTTTGTCAGGCCAATAAATCGCAAATCATTCAAGGGCCAAACAAACGCTATCAAGCCATTCGTGCCGATGACTTCCTCAATCAGCGAATCCAAGCCAACTTTGTAGACAAAAAGTAA
- a CDS encoding sigma-54 dependent transcriptional regulator has product MNIIDLNIIGNSDVIKQLRSTIKMMSKYPTTVLITGETGTGKELVARGLHYGGNLADQPFVAINCSTFSDELFASELFGYKKGAFTDAKADKDGILKSIHSGTIFLDEIDSLSLKSQAALLRVLQESEFRPIGSNQVIKTNARFIAASNCRLEEKIASQDFRQDLFFRLYILSIKVPSLRERKEDIATLTHFFIDKLNHQYGLNKKGICQDLLHSFMDYEWPGNVRELENAIHRYYLMVSGEWLDSSEELDTPLLSGSDTSQLVSSSNDSLEHDSLEHDSLEITPSKPVYDETLSSVYQHSIKEALEISFDKNNPAEELNFTNAKRRAIETFEAKFVSRLLHITEGNVTKAANLCGKERRAFGKLVKKYHIKKIDVNLY; this is encoded by the coding sequence ATGAATATTATTGATTTAAATATCATAGGAAATTCTGATGTTATAAAGCAGCTTAGAAGTACCATTAAAATGATGTCGAAATACCCTACCACGGTATTGATTACTGGTGAAACAGGTACAGGTAAAGAGCTGGTCGCCAGAGGGTTACATTACGGTGGCAACCTAGCGGATCAACCCTTTGTTGCGATCAATTGCTCTACTTTTTCCGATGAATTATTTGCTAGTGAATTATTTGGCTATAAAAAAGGCGCCTTTACTGACGCCAAGGCTGATAAAGACGGCATTCTAAAATCCATTCATAGCGGCACCATTTTCCTAGACGAAATTGACAGTCTTTCCCTCAAATCTCAGGCTGCCTTATTAAGAGTATTACAAGAATCCGAGTTTCGCCCCATAGGTTCAAATCAAGTCATAAAAACAAATGCGCGCTTTATTGCGGCATCCAATTGCAGGTTGGAAGAGAAAATAGCAAGCCAAGATTTCAGGCAAGATTTGTTTTTCCGTCTGTACATTCTGTCGATTAAGGTGCCTTCTCTTAGAGAAAGAAAAGAAGATATTGCGACATTAACCCACTTCTTTATTGATAAACTGAATCATCAATATGGATTAAATAAAAAAGGCATATGCCAAGACTTACTCCATTCCTTCATGGATTATGAATGGCCAGGCAATGTACGAGAACTAGAAAACGCCATACACAGATACTATCTCATGGTATCGGGAGAATGGCTTGATTCCTCTGAAGAACTCGACACCCCGTTACTTTCAGGCTCAGATACATCACAGTTAGTATCCTCTTCCAACGATAGTCTAGAACACGATAGCCTAGAACACGATAGTCTAGAAATTACTCCCAGCAAACCTGTCTATGATGAAACACTGTCAAGCGTATACCAGCACTCAATTAAAGAAGCTTTAGAAATAAGCTTTGATAAAAATAATCCAGCTGAGGAACTGAATTTTACCAATGCCAAACGTCGTGCCATTGAAACCTTTGAAGCAAAATTCGTATCGCGTTTATTACACATCACAGAAGGCAATGTGACCAAAGCCGCCAATCTATGTGGAAAAGAAAGACGGGCATTTGGCAAATTAGTGAAAAAATATCACATTAAAAAAATCGACGTAAATTTGTATTGA
- a CDS encoding DUF4150 domain-containing protein, translating into MFANTQMPAMNLGFPDVCKTIIALAVVPIPYPNIAMTATAIPNVPNIFTMAMPNHNLMTMIPMSNGNQAGIAMGVVSSLIIGPSRHVFGSVKVFTSIMPATKMLSPTGQNGMVPNAPGITLTPSQPKVMILS; encoded by the coding sequence ATGTTTGCCAATACACAAATGCCAGCGATGAATCTGGGTTTTCCAGATGTGTGTAAAACCATCATCGCCTTAGCTGTGGTACCCATTCCATACCCTAATATCGCGATGACAGCGACAGCAATACCGAATGTGCCAAATATTTTTACTATGGCAATGCCTAATCATAACTTAATGACCATGATACCTATGTCAAATGGTAATCAGGCCGGGATTGCTATGGGGGTGGTGTCCAGTCTTATTATTGGTCCTTCACGTCATGTGTTTGGTAGTGTGAAAGTATTCACTTCGATTATGCCGGCGACCAAAATGCTATCACCAACAGGGCAAAATGGTATGGTGCCTAATGCGCCAGGAATAACGCTTACCCCTTCTCAGCCTAAGGTAATGATTTTGTCCTAA
- a CDS encoding DUF3540 domain-containing protein — protein sequence MKSLLKIRSNPLPNCVAVLYDGVITDFDAVTQCWVIDDVFVAKGAVSLLVQPCLGDKVGFVGIAEEYYISHIFSRSSEAEELTIASDKKMHWLAPELKFTGTENIELLSLNKIGMISKDYVVSVSNTLLQQAQSLLQHVGHYSVNAKGLLNIRGKQQIISAEKDVRIDAERINMG from the coding sequence ATGAAATCATTGTTAAAAATACGTTCAAATCCTCTTCCTAATTGTGTTGCTGTGTTATACGACGGTGTGATTACAGATTTTGATGCAGTCACTCAATGCTGGGTGATTGATGATGTGTTTGTTGCAAAGGGAGCGGTAAGTTTGCTGGTTCAGCCTTGTCTAGGCGATAAGGTGGGTTTTGTTGGCATAGCTGAAGAATATTATATTTCTCATATTTTTTCGCGTTCGTCTGAAGCGGAAGAGTTAACCATAGCGTCAGACAAAAAAATGCATTGGCTAGCGCCTGAGCTTAAGTTTACAGGGACTGAAAATATTGAACTCTTGTCACTGAATAAGATAGGGATGATCAGCAAAGATTATGTGGTATCAGTATCGAATACTTTATTGCAACAAGCTCAAAGTTTGCTTCAACATGTTGGGCATTATTCTGTTAATGCAAAAGGATTGTTGAATATAAGAGGGAAGCAGCAAATTATTAGTGCTGAGAAGGATGTTCGCATTGATGCTGAACGGATTAACATGGGCTAA
- a CDS encoding pentapeptide repeat-containing protein, whose amino-acid sequence MDKLKLIEEKLAMCQPIMGLDLSGMTFDHTVLEGGVFLNCDFNASHFEQCDMTRTVFTQCDFKNTQLQQCQVPQSSFIQCDFKGASWQSDCEMATLSECDFSGGRWQEIKIQASTWHQCLFTDVTFVACQWDTVTLSEIDSTQATYKECTFYNIVWLKTDFTTIQLQDCCFTQALLLECDFSGQNFNQSKLTYCTCSESRFIGTQFTKADLVGSNFSKCELTEVDFSQAQLQQALFMESAIQQCTFDQADLTESNFQQAHILQSSFATCVMTQCWMKGLEGEKVDFSRADLSYVNLSYANLKECDFSHTKLLRTAIHQLQEQDCQWRGADKTQLLTTDSNQQNIDEKLASYGVTA is encoded by the coding sequence ATGGATAAGTTAAAACTCATTGAAGAAAAGTTAGCCATGTGCCAACCCATTATGGGACTTGATTTGAGCGGAATGACATTTGATCACACTGTGCTTGAAGGCGGCGTATTTTTGAATTGTGATTTTAACGCTAGCCATTTTGAGCAATGTGATATGACTCGAACAGTGTTTACGCAATGTGATTTTAAAAATACCCAGCTTCAACAGTGCCAAGTTCCACAATCGAGCTTTATTCAGTGCGACTTTAAAGGGGCATCCTGGCAAAGTGATTGTGAAATGGCAACCTTAAGTGAATGCGATTTTAGCGGTGGCCGTTGGCAAGAAATTAAAATACAAGCAAGCACATGGCATCAATGCCTTTTTACCGATGTTACCTTTGTTGCTTGTCAATGGGATACGGTGACCTTATCTGAAATAGATTCCACTCAGGCAACTTATAAAGAATGTACTTTTTATAATATCGTTTGGTTAAAAACGGATTTTACCACCATTCAATTACAGGATTGTTGTTTTACACAAGCCTTATTATTGGAGTGTGATTTTAGCGGACAAAATTTTAATCAGTCCAAATTAACCTATTGTACCTGCAGTGAGAGTCGCTTTATTGGGACACAATTTACAAAAGCGGATCTTGTAGGCTCTAACTTCTCTAAATGCGAATTGACGGAGGTAGATTTTAGCCAAGCTCAATTGCAACAAGCTTTATTTATGGAAAGTGCCATCCAGCAATGTACCTTTGATCAGGCAGATTTAACGGAATCCAATTTTCAGCAAGCGCATATCCTTCAATCTAGCTTTGCAACTTGTGTGATGACGCAATGTTGGATGAAAGGCTTAGAAGGGGAGAAAGTGGATTTTTCTCGTGCTGATTTGAGTTACGTTAATCTGTCTTACGCTAATTTGAAGGAATGTGATTTTAGTCATACCAAGTTGTTACGAACGGCGATTCATCAATTACAGGAACAGGACTGTCAATGGCGTGGAGCAGATAAGACACAATTACTTACAACGGATTCGAATCAACAAAATATTGATGAAAAACTAGCAAGCTACGGAGTGACCGCATGA